CTTCGTTGACATTCTTAAGTGCGACTTCCTGCGTGTTGCCATGGGCGATACACCCAGGCAATTCAGGGACTTCAGCTATGAACACCTGGTCCTCTTGGCTCCAGTAGATAATGATCTCATACTTATGCATTATCCCTCCCCTCCTAATTGGTATTTCAAGATCACATGACGTACTTGACGGACCTGGTAAACCTTGGCCTT
The nucleotide sequence above comes from Deltaproteobacteria bacterium. Encoded proteins:
- a CDS encoding type II toxin-antitoxin system HicB family antitoxin, translating into MHKYEIIIYWSQEDQVFIAEVPELPGCIAHGNTQEVALKNVNEAIQLWIDTAKEFGDPVPEAKGQRLMLA